CGTGTTCATCCCGATGACCTCCCCCTTCAGATTGACGAGGGGACCGCCGGAGTTTCCGGGGTTGATGGCGGCGTCGGTCTGGATAAAGTTTTCATACTGTTCGATGCCCATGTTGCTTCGCTTGAGCGCAGAGACAATTCCCATCGTAATCGACTGGGTCAGTCCGAAGGGGGAGCCCATGGCCAGAACGATGGTTCCGACGGACACGTCCCGGGAAGACCCCCACCGAATGACGGGAAGATCGTGTTTCGGATGAATCCGGATCACCGCCACATCGGTCATCGGGTCTTTTCCGACCACCTTGGCGCGGTAGCTCGTTTTGTCTGACAGGACCACGGTGACTTTCGTCGCATGCTTGATGACGTGATAGTTCGTGACGATGTATCCATCCTTCGAAATGATGAATCCGGACCCCAGACTCCGTTCGACATGTTTTTGCGGAGGGCCTCCTCCGTGGTTGAAGGGGGTTCCAAAGAATTGCCGGAAAAACGGATCGTTGAAGATCGGGTTCTGGTGGGTCGTGATCAGGGACGTCGTGGAAATGTTCACGACAGAGGGGATCACGGCATTGGAGACGGTCACGAACGCCTTCTGGAGGGCCAGACCGGCTTCGATATCCTTTTTATGGATGACAGGAGGATCCGGGGAGGGGTCTGCCATCACGGTTTTTTGTCCGTTCATCGGGGACGGAAGAATGAACATGAAAACAAGGGAAGTCAGGGTGGCGATGCCGACAAAAAAACGTTTGCAATTCGGAATCTTCATGAAGTCGTTTCTCCTTGGAATGAAAGGACTCCTGTCCCCGTCATGGCCGGCTGCAGTCGCCACGATTTTCAGGTGGGCGGGGTTGGGACAGGGTTCTTTGAACGATATCGAGCACTTCCTGTTTTCGAAAGGGTTTGGGGATCAGGTCAATGGCTCCGGATGACAGGGCCTCAACCCAGAGATGCTCGTCACCGAAAGCGGTCAGGAGCACGACGGGCAGTTCCGGGTAAAGGTCCTGGACAGTTTTCAGGAGGTCCATTCCCGTTTTTCCGGGCATTTTGATGTCAGTGAGGATAAGAGAAATCGAATCCTTTTTCAGGCGTTCGAGCGCTTCTTCGCAGGATTGCGCGACGGAAACCCCGAATCCGCCCCTTTTCAGGATCTCCTCCAGAAGATCGAGGGCAACAACGTCGTCTTCCACCACGAGGACTTTTGGTCTCGCGGGTTCAGACAGGGTGAAGGCCAAGTCTTTCGGAGAGGCAACCATGATGGAACCTACCACAAATCAGGAATCCTGTTCAAGTAAACGGGAGAGTTTTTCCGAAGAAAACGGGACGAAGGGAATTGTCAGGATAAAATGACCGCCCGGGCCCTCTCCCAGACGCAAGTCACCTCCCAGATCATCGATGATTTTTCGGCAGATGGCAAGTCCGAGACCGGTTCCATGGGGTTTGGTCGTAAAGAAGGGCTCGAAGATGCGTTCCCGGCTTTCCGGCGGAATCCCCGGACCGGAGTCCTGGACGTGCAGGCTCAGGAAGCCCTCTTCTTCGAGGCACCGGATCCGGATGGATCCCCCGGACCCTGTCGCGTCCAGGGCGTTTTCCAGAAAGTTGATGAGGATGCTTTGCAGGCCTTCGAGATCCGAATCGATTCTCGGGCAGGGATCCGGAAAAGTGGTCTCCACGGAAATCCGGGACTTTTCCAGACGGGGTGACAGAAGCTTGAGAATGTCGGAGACTAGGTCCGAGACCAGAACAGGTTCGGCGTGGGTCCTTTCCCGGCGGCTCATCATGAGAAGCTTCCGGATCACATTGATCATCCGGTCAAGCTGTCCCTGGACGATCTTCAGGTGTTTCGAAATCGGGGGGGAGAGGGACTGTTCCTCCAGAGCCAGTTCAATATGGCCCGAAATCGAGTGGAGAGGATTCCCCAGCTCGTGGGCCACGATCGCGAGTCCTTCTCCAATCGCGGCCATCCGTTCCATTTCTGACAGCTTCCGCTGCAGAAAGAACTTTTCTTTTCCCGCCTGCTCCAGGGACTCGTTTTTCTGGACAAGTTCCCGTGTCGCTTCTTCGATCCGCCGCGTCAGCGAACTGTTCAGTTCCTTGACCTGTGACAGCAAAAGATGGTTTTCCCGGGTCCGGTCGGACAACATTTTGACCATCTGGTTGAAGGAGGATGCCAGATCATAAGCTTCCCGGGAGGCTTCCAGAACGGGGCCTTCCTCCAGATGACCTTCCCCGACTTTCGTCATGGCTCTTGAAATCTGATGGACCGGATTCAGAAGCAGGGCCCGCACGGCCATTGACAGAATGGCAGCAAGGGCGAGAAATCCGATGAAAAGGAGAATCAGCGTCCGTTCAAGTTCATTTCTGACCAGTGTATGCGCTTCGTAAAGGGAGATACCGACCCCGACCGTCCCCTGCCGGTGTTTTTGGTGAAAAAAGGGGACGACGACATAGAGAAAACTCCGGAGGCCTTTTTTTTCCTTCAGGCTCATCCATTCCTGCTGACCGGCATGGACGAGGGCATGGGCCTTCAGTTCGTTGGGGGTGAGGGGAGCTCCGGAGCTTGAAACCAGTCGCGGAAGGCCTTCGTGCCGGGTCATCAGATCCAGCCGGATGACGTTGTGCCGGATGGCCATCAGCGCTTGCATTTCCCGGCGGATAGATGTGATTTCTCCCACGAGTGCCCTTGCCTGGGGGCCTGTCTTGCCGATTTCGCCTCCGACAAAGCGATCTGCTTCGTGCCGCATATCGACACCGAAAGCGAATTCCTGTCCAATCAGGCGACCTTCGTCTCGCAGGGATCCCATGACGTTCCTTTTGATCAGGAGGGTGTCCCAGATGGCAAAGGCCCCCATGAGACAGACGATCAGAATGCCGATCAGAAAGATCATCAGGGACTGGATGCGGATATATTTCATGATCCCGAGCCGCCTTGGTCAGCTGGTGGGTGAACAGCCTGTTTCGAGCAGGGTGTTCAGGGTTGGTTCCCGGACGAATCTTCAGGGCTGGCGTAATCGAGCCGGTCCGAGACATAGTTTGTGGCGGACCGGAGAAGCCACCTTTTCTCGTCTTCTGTCAGTTTCCGGCGGATGCGTGCGGGGGAGCCCAGAATGAGGGAGCCGGGTTCCACAACGGTGTTTTCGGTCACAAGCGACCCCGCTCCGATGATGACGTCGTCCCCGATCACGGCACCGTCCATGACGATCGACCCCATGCCGACGAGGATCCGGTTCCCGAGCGTGCAACCGTGCAGGATGACCCGATGTCCGACGGTGACATCGTCCCCGATGGACAGGGGAAAGGTCTTCCGGGTGACGTGCAGGACGCAAAGGTCCTGGATATTGGTTCGGGCACCGATCCGGATCCGGTGGACGTCTCCCCGGATGACGGCAGAAAACCAGACGCTGGATTCCGGTCCGATCACAACATCTCCGATCACCTGGGCGGAATCCGCGATCCAGACGGACGGATCGATCTTCGGAAGGAGTCCCTTGTAGGAAAGGATCACGTTATCCCCTTTCAGAGAACAAGGTTTCATTTTTTGAGGATGACGACAGTGCAGAACGATAGAAAGCCGTGACAGAATCAGGCTATCATACTCCGTTCCGATTTTTGCAGAGAAAGTGCAAAAAAGAAAATGGAAGGACGTCCCCGTTCCGGAAAGGATACATGCGCGTGACAGTGACAGGAAAAACACAGGCGGTCTTGTTTGATTTCAATGGGGTTATCATCGACGACGAACGCGTCCATCTCGAGCTGTTTCAGGACGTGTTGTCCAGGCATGGCGTGGAGCTTGACGAAGACGTTTACTGGAGGGAGTTTTTGGGAATGGATGACCGGGGGGCGTTTGCCGGGGCGTGGACGCAAGCCTTCGGACAAGCTCCCGGAGAGGAACATCTCGCCGGGATGATTCGCGAAAAGGCAGCGTTGTACCGGAAAAGACTCGAGAGCGGATTACCGCTTTACGAAGGTGCCGTGAGTCTTATCCGTGCTCTTTCCAGCCGTTTGCCCATGGGGATCGTTTCGGGAGCCCTGCGGGACGAAATTCGTCGGACGCTCCAGATCGCTGGTCTGGAAGACTCTTTCCTGTTCATCGTCAGTGCGGAGGACACCCTTCGCGGAAAACCGGATCCCGAAGGATACCGGATCGGGTTCGACCGTTTGAAAAAATCCGGTTTTTCGGGCTCCCCGGGAGATGTGCTGGTGATCGAAGACTCCATCCAGGGAGTGGAAGCGGCTCAGGCGGCGGGCATGCGGGCTTTTGCTGTCGGACACACGTATCCTCTTCCCTCTCTCTCCCGGGCCGACAAGGTTTTTCCTCACATACGCACGATCCGGCCGGAGGATATCCTGGACCCGTCGGAGTGACGAACAGCAGTTTTCGATTGCCAGTTTTTGTGATGATTGTCACGGAAAGACTTGGATCGCCGTCATGGATTTTTCTCTCGGACAGGGACAAAATAAGAGCGGAAATTGCCTGTTCCGGAGAGATTTTTGGAAGAGGTTCCCCATGTTGACCGAAGAGTGTTTTCGGGGGGATGGCACGGCAGTTGATATCATCCAAAATACTTGCGAAGGAGATGTAAAGGATGTGTCTGAGGGACAAAGCTTCCCATTGGTTTCAACGCCCCATGATGGTTTTCGGGGCGATTCTCGTTTCATCCCTTTTTTCTGTGTCTCCGGTCCGCGCAGAGGATTCCCAGGTTGTTCCGGTGACATCGTCTGCCGATAGCCCGTCTTCGTCGGGCACTTCATCTTCCGGCAGCTCTTCTTCTTATGTGGATCTCAAACACCTCGGTGCGGGATTGTCCTGGGCCCCGGTCGAGATCCCCGGGGGGGCAACGACGGAAACATCGGTCGGTTATGCCGGAGTCCGTTACTGGTTCAACCGTTCGTTCGGGCTTGATGCCGGCCTTGGATTCGGTTTCTCCGAAATCTCCCCCGGCACGGATTTTCTGACAACCCTCCATGTGGAGCCGATGGTCGCTTTTGCGGAAACGAGCCACACGATTCTTTACGGGAACCTGGACCTCATGCCTGGAATCGTTTCCGGGAACGCATCGACGTTCGCGTTCCAGATTTCGGCGGGTATCGGTATCGAGCATGCTCTGGAAGATATGCCAAGACTTGCCTTGTATGGCCAGTGGGATCCGTTTTCCCTGAATCTGTATGGTCCTGGGGGAAACAACCCGACAGAAGTTGGACTCGGGTTTCTCGGAAGCGTCATGAACGTCGACATCGGTTTTCGCTACTATTTCTGAATTGTTTGTATCCAGTCTGACTCCAGGCGTTCCGCACTATTGATGAACCCCCTGGAAGAGGCAGGAAGCCGTTCTCTGGAGAGTGTTTCCAGGGAACGGCTTTTTTTCGACAGAATTTCCTGATTCGCCCAAAGCGTCCTGATAGATCGGAATGCAGGGGGCGCTTCTCCGGAAAGACGATTTTCTTGACAGACAGGTATGCCCGATCTGTTCCCGGAAGAAACCCGTTCGGGGTTTTTGGAGGGAACAGGCTTGAAAGCGGGTCAAAAATCAATCTTCCCTCCCCGAAGTCGGGCGGTTTCAAAAATTTGCCCAAGATTGCAAGCCTCTTTCTCCGGGACCGGTTTTCCCCGCCGAGCCGATATCAATCCGGAGGAACAGGAGTTTTCCTTATTCCTGGGACAACCAATCGGTGAGTTTGAGAAAAAATTGACATTTGGAATTTCAAAATCTATAATCCGGGGCATTTACTCTCAATTTTTTCTGCTCCAGAAGGCTCTCATGATCATGACATAACGCCCGTTTTGCGCGGCGAGGATGATTCTCAAATCACGTTCATCACAGGACCGGTCACCTGGATGCAGGGGCTGGGCAAGGGGGAGTTATGAGGTTGCTTTCCAGGGATAACCGTCACGCACAAATCAACCGATCCGGGCGTCTTCTCCGGACAACAGCGGCTGTCATTGCCGGAATGGCGTTTTTGGCAACGGTGGAGGGAACCCTGCCCCGCGTGTCGCAGGCGGCATCGACGGCCAAGGGATGGGTCTTTCGTGACT
This portion of the Leptospirillum ferriphilum genome encodes:
- a CDS encoding DegQ family serine endoprotease, producing the protein MKIPNCKRFFVGIATLTSLVFMFILPSPMNGQKTVMADPSPDPPVIHKKDIEAGLALQKAFVTVSNAVIPSVVNISTTSLITTHQNPIFNDPFFRQFFGTPFNHGGGPPQKHVERSLGSGFIISKDGYIVTNYHVIKHATKVTVVLSDKTSYRAKVVGKDPMTDVAVIRIHPKHDLPVIRWGSSRDVSVGTIVLAMGSPFGLTQSITMGIVSALKRSNMGIEQYENFIQTDAAINPGNSGGPLVNLKGEVIGMNTAIYTTNGGYEGIGFAIPVDMVRRVLKDLMTKGKVVRGWLGVSIQNVTPVIAKQFRLPGHRGVLVSDVLPNSPAKKAGMKRGDVILGLNGQDVMDANDLRLRVSQITPGTDATLSIIRDGRRRNITVRVGELPSKLSMMGGAEPEKSPSHFDNVLNGIMVMNLNRDIRGQLNLPDNTRGVVISAIAPGSLAEASGLKRGDVIQEINRRPVTSVHAYIRVARHIGKSENVLLTVLRDGHHSYVSLSP
- a CDS encoding response regulator, whose product is MVGSIMVASPKDLAFTLSEPARPKVLVVEDDVVALDLLEEILKRGGFGVSVAQSCEEALERLKKDSISLILTDIKMPGKTGMDLLKTVQDLYPELPVVLLTAFGDEHLWVEALSSGAIDLIPKPFRKQEVLDIVQRTLSQPRPPENRGDCSRP
- a CDS encoding sensor histidine kinase, coding for MKYIRIQSLMIFLIGILIVCLMGAFAIWDTLLIKRNVMGSLRDEGRLIGQEFAFGVDMRHEADRFVGGEIGKTGPQARALVGEITSIRREMQALMAIRHNVIRLDLMTRHEGLPRLVSSSGAPLTPNELKAHALVHAGQQEWMSLKEKKGLRSFLYVVVPFFHQKHRQGTVGVGISLYEAHTLVRNELERTLILLFIGFLALAAILSMAVRALLLNPVHQISRAMTKVGEGHLEEGPVLEASREAYDLASSFNQMVKMLSDRTRENHLLLSQVKELNSSLTRRIEEATRELVQKNESLEQAGKEKFFLQRKLSEMERMAAIGEGLAIVAHELGNPLHSISGHIELALEEQSLSPPISKHLKIVQGQLDRMINVIRKLLMMSRRERTHAEPVLVSDLVSDILKLLSPRLEKSRISVETTFPDPCPRIDSDLEGLQSILINFLENALDATGSGGSIRIRCLEEEGFLSLHVQDSGPGIPPESRERIFEPFFTTKPHGTGLGLAICRKIIDDLGGDLRLGEGPGGHFILTIPFVPFSSEKLSRLLEQDS
- a CDS encoding gamma carbonic anhydrase family protein — translated: MILSYKGLLPKIDPSVWIADSAQVIGDVVIGPESSVWFSAVIRGDVHRIRIGARTNIQDLCVLHVTRKTFPLSIGDDVTVGHRVILHGCTLGNRILVGMGSIVMDGAVIGDDVIIGAGSLVTENTVVEPGSLILGSPARIRRKLTEDEKRWLLRSATNYVSDRLDYASPEDSSGNQP
- a CDS encoding HAD family hydrolase, which translates into the protein MRVTVTGKTQAVLFDFNGVIIDDERVHLELFQDVLSRHGVELDEDVYWREFLGMDDRGAFAGAWTQAFGQAPGEEHLAGMIREKAALYRKRLESGLPLYEGAVSLIRALSSRLPMGIVSGALRDEIRRTLQIAGLEDSFLFIVSAEDTLRGKPDPEGYRIGFDRLKKSGFSGSPGDVLVIEDSIQGVEAAQAAGMRAFAVGHTYPLPSLSRADKVFPHIRTIRPEDILDPSE